The window CCCAGGGGTTTTGGAAGAAGGGGGTTGATCTGGCAGTATTCAGTGGTCACTGGGCTGTTGAACCACGGTGTGGTGATGAACTGAATCCTGGCTTTTGCAGGCGGCGTTTCTGTACCAGCTGCTGACAAGATATTTACTGAGTCAGGTATTGTATAATTCTGGCCATGGAATAAAGGTATTCCCAGGAACATGGATAAACTTAGGGAATTCAGTTCACCCTGTtctggggagagctgggctgaggaATGTGTGAtgagccagccctggctgagctcaTGGGAACCACTGTTAGCTGGCTCCATTTCCTACTCCCCAACTCTTTGTTTTCTGGGCTGCACCAGCTCCTGAGCTCTGCTTGTCACCTCCTGCATGTCTCAGAAAGCCATCCTCGCCTGGAACATGAGCTGCTGCCTTGGCTTTCTCCTTGGGCATTGCTGGAGGTCTCTCTTGTGTTcactggatggggcttgggcTGCGTTTTGGGCAAGCAAATTCCAAAGTTCCTCCTTGGCTTCCAGGAGATCATTATGCCTCAGGTGGTGACGGGGATTGCAGCCAACATCCTCAATGCGGCCATGAACGCCTTCCTCCTCTATGCTCTGAAGCTGGGCATGGTGTAAgtgtgagcagggctggtggcagTCTCTCCCACgccctccctccagcccccagTCTGCAaagctgaggctggaagggTCTGTCCCATATCTGCAGCAGGGTTGCTGTGGGTGCTCTCGGGtctgtcctgctgtgcctgAGGAGGTGGGCAAGGATGTCACGTGTTACCTGCTTGTCTCTCTCCCcaggggctctgcctgggctaACATGGTTTCTCAGTACACCCAGGTCATCCTCCTCGTCCTTTACATGTGGTGGAAGAAGATCCATGTGAAGACCTGGGGAGGTACTGTTCCACCTTAATCCTTCAGAATAGCAGTGTCTGGCCCTGGGAGTTTGGCATTGTCACCAGCACGTGACAAAGGGACTGCCATCCCCTCACAGCGGGAAGATGCTGCAGCCATGTCCTCAAGGCCTTTACTGTAGCTCCAAGCACTTTCTTGTCGAATATTCTGTCTGCAGCGTGGCACAGCAGCAATCCTGGGCTGATGTCCTGTGAGCTGCAGGGGGGGTTGTCCCCAGAGAGTGGATGTGGCTCCTCTTTAGGGGAGCAGATGGACAGCACACGTTCATTCTGCTTCACCTCCTCCtgtcaggctggagcagggagtgcCTCGTGGACTGGGGCTCCTTCATCTGGCTGGCAGTGCCTGGCATGGTCATGATGTGTATTGAGTGGTGGACCTTTGAGGTTGGGAGCTTCTTGGCTGGTGAGTCCAAatcctcttttccctctgggtcctggtggctgctgcttgagccaggagcagcctccTCACCTACAGGGTCTGCAGGACATCTATTCCCATCTATTCCATGGGGATAGATGCCTCCTTTTCAGCCAACCGAGGCGGTGGTAAATCTTTTCCAGGGCTGATCAGTGTGGTGGAGCTGGGTGCACAATCTGTCATCTACGAGCTCGCCTGTGTCGCGTACATGGTAAGGGCTGGGGGTGTGAAGCCCCAAAGAGCCTGGGAGGAACCCCAAAACAGCGGCCCCGTGGAGCAGTGCTGAGGTGGGGAGCAGGGGTTGGTACCAGGCAGGTGGTGCCTGCTTCTCAAGCCTGCACATCCAGGGTGTGCCGCAGATGGAAAATCCCTTCACTGCAGCAAGTCCCAAATTCCCCactggggaagaagaaaatctctgcaggctctgctgtcACTCACCTCCTCTTGTCTCCTGCTTCTCAGGTGCCCCTGGGCATCAGCGTGGCTGCCAGTGTCAGAGTGGGGAATGCCTTGGGAGCAGGGGATGTGGAGCAAGCCAAGACCTCCTGCATCACTGCACTGCTGTGCACAGGTCGGTGcagtcctgcagagcagaaTAAAGGGCAGTTATCAGCAAATGGTTCCATTTCCCTCCCCCAAGGCCAGGGACCTCCCATAGGAACCCACTCCCACTTGTTTGGACCCTTTGGGCAAGGCAAGGTCCTGACTCATCTTTTCTGTTACGAGCCTGGTGCAAAGGCTTTGATAATTCAAAATGCAGCTTAGTGCTCTGTCCTCACACTCCAGAGGGCAGAGAGAGTATGTGGGGAGAGTGAGAGGAAAACAGACTTGTCCTCTGCTGCGGTATCATTTGAAGGCAGCGAAGTCCAGTCCCCACCACATGGAGCCCCTGAGGCCTGGGTCTGGGTCAGGAGCAGGATGAGCTGCCCTTGAAGCAATTTgattattcctttttctttcaggagtTTTCGCTGTGGTGGTTGCAGCATTACTGGGGAGCCTAAGGGACGTGGTGGGATACATCTTCACCAATGACACGTGGGTTAACAGCTTTCTTTTAAGTAGTATTTCCTTCTTGGAAGGTGTTATTTATACCCCAGAAGCTGCTGACAGATAAGAGTTCATAAACTCCCATCTGGCAAACGTTCCTCAAGGGTTCCTCCCCATTTCCCAGCGTCCCTGGGCAGCGCTGCTGCTTCTAACACCGGGACACTGCCACGGTAGCAGGCTGGGATCAGGGAGCTGGGATCAGGGAGCTGGGATCAGGGAGCTGGGATCAGCTTTTGTGGTTGAACTGAGGACCACAGGGTGCTGCTTCCCCTGCTCAGTCCATCCATCTTCCCAACAGGGAGATTGTCAGCTTGGTGTCCAAAGTGATGCTCATCTTTGGCCCGTTCCACTTGCTGGATGCGACAGCAGTGAGTATTGGAGTGACTCCTCTCTGCAGCTTGGGGTGCAAAGCTGCCTGAGGTTGAAATGATCCAGAGAAGCAAGCTGAGAAACTGTCAAAGCAGCTGCTTGTGTTACCTGTAACACCTCGGTGTGGCTTGTGGCTGCCCCTTGGCATTGCTGCAGATGCCCCagtttttcctccccttttcccctggCCAAGGCTCCAGCTTTTTACTGGTTTATCAAAGCACCACAAGTGAGCAGCTGGGTCTTCAGAGATACCAGGTCCTCCCAGCACACTGGGATGCTCAACAGACAGTAATTTTGGCCTGTTTCCTCCTGTCATGTCCTGGAAGAGGCACCTGGGCACCGTGGGGGAGCTCTTTGGGATCTGCTGGGTGTCTgttggcagctgcagccccacagcgCGTGCTCCAGAATGTGGCTTTGCTCCCTCTCGGCTCGGTGGGCCGGTGCTGAGggtctccctgtccccagggctgtgccgtGCCCGAGAGCCGCCTGGCAGTGACCCCTCTGTCCTGTCCCCCCAGGCGACGTGCGGCGGGGTGCTGCGGGGCACGGGCAGGCAGAAGCTGGGCGCCATCGCCAACGCCGTCGGATATTACGCCATCGGCTTCCCCATCGGCATCTCCCTGATGTTTGCAGCCAAGATGGGCGTGTTAGGTACCTGTGCCCTCCGGCTGGCGTGCTGTTAGCTGTGTTGAGCAAAGGCTCAGCCCTGCAACTCGTGCCCGGATCTTCCCTTGGATCAGAGTGGGGCTGGATTGCGCACTGCCGTGTTTGGGGAGGGCACGGAGTATGTCCCAGTAAATCCCGGCTTACTCCCAGCTTCCCCAGGGCCTGTTTCCTTGAAAGCTCTTGGGCTGAAATCCTTGGGCATTCTGGCAGTGACTGGCAAAGGCAGCTTTCCTCAAGCCCTCCCTGATGTAACTTCCCACTGCTGCAGGTCTGTGGGTTGGGATGATCATTTGCATCTCCGTGCAAGCCCTTTCCTTCTTGGCTTTTGTCATCCGCATGGATTGGAGGAAAGCTGCAGAGGAGGTGAGAATTGTGCTTTTCTCTGGTAATTCTTGAAAGGTGCTGAGTTAACTCCTGTTTCAGTACAACACCCTGGCCCTCTAGGAGGTGAAAGAAGTGAACTGGGGTCTGTCCTTCTGTAGCAGAGGAGCAATTTGGTACTGAGAATGCTTGTCTTGGGAGAGTGGAGGGTTTTTTGGGCTGGGCAGGACACTCTTGCCCTGAGAAGAGCAactcttccctgtgtttttagGCTCAAGTCCGAGCTGGAATGAAAGAACAAGTGGAAGATGTGAACTCCAGTGGCACAGCTGCTAACAAAACATCTGTGGGTATGTAGCCAGGCCTGACACCAGGCAGGGAGCCCAGACTCTCCACCCagccctttcctttccttcccaatTATGGGAACCATGTCCTGGAAGCTCAAATGGCTGGAAAGAGCCTGGTGCCGGCCCTGGGCCGGTGCCACTTCTCCTGCACTGAGTAATGGGGTACAACATACAGCTTCCAGCtgtgtgtcccagtgtccccaagcCTTGGGAAAGCGCCCTGAGGACGATCACAGGTGCTTGTGCCTGGGAGCCCCTGGCTGGGCAGCTCAGCCTCCCTGCAGCGCTCTCTGTCCCACAGCTTACACCTCCCTCGACAcggacaccggggacaccgcGGTCCTGCCTGAGAGCATCGTCATGGGCGAGAGGCAGCCTGACCACGAGCTCACCACCACACAGGAGCAGCCTGCTGTTGTCCCTGTTCTTCCCCCTGTGACGTGGAGGGCCCTGATCCTCCGCcgtgtgctggctgctgctgctgccatcgcTGTCCTGCTGGTGGGAATCCTGGTCCGGCTCCTGACTGGCAATGGCTAAAACCAGGGACTGTGCACGGAGCAGGAGGGCACGTGGCAATGTCCCAGAGGATGGGGTGGGGAAGGAATTCCCCCTCAGTGCCTTACCACAAGTCCCTTTGCACGGTTTCTGGTTAGCTCACGATGTTTTATCCCACACGCAGAGTTCTTAAAGGAGGTGAGGAGGTGgcacctgggaaaaaaaaaggcttgagAGCTGGTTCCTCTCCTGCACTGCGCTGGGATGTCGCTCCTGAGAGGCGGCAGTGTATCCTGGGGCTGACCCGGGAAGGAGACAGggtcctggtgctgctgtcctgctctCTGGGGACATTGGACCGTGTCATCTGCTCATGGCagaggctcctgctgcccacagctcgTTTCCTCGCACTCCAGCCTGTACCAGCCTTTGGGGGTGGCAAATCACACTTGCAGCCGCTGTGGCAGCGCAGAACAAAATGGATTTTGCTGGAAGATGTCTGACTCTGCTGTTGGGCGCTGGCTGCTGGTCCTGaccctgctctccctctgcagGGCGGGCACAGGGCCTAAAGCAACTCTTCTTTGCACTTTTGTAAGGTGTGATTTTGATACAATAAAGTTTTCTGAGTAAATGTTGGGCTGTTTAATGTGGTGCGAGCGTGACCCTGGTcgctggcagggctgtgctgttaAGAGGAAAGATTGTGGGTCTGGCCCTGGCCCTGAGGTTTGGGGCTGGCTGCAGACGGTGTTGTCACTCTTCCCCTTGGGTACAAAAGCAAGATTTGTTGTTGTCACGGTTGTTGAGCACCGTGGAAGAGGGAGGTTGTGTTCCTCAACCCTACGGAGCCATCAAAGAACTGCCCTATGTCATAATGCAAAGAGCCCGGCACTGAGTCCCTCTGGGCCTGTCCCGGGCCCTTACCTGCAGCTGGGTGACTGCGACGGGCCGAGTCTGGGCCCTGGGAGGTCACAGCCTCGTACAGATGTGTGGCACCTCCCTGTCACCCCACAGCTCTTCTGGTGCCGGTGGCCTGTGAATGAAAAAATGTGACATGAACAAGCTTGAAGCTGCCAAGGTCCCCAAGAGCAGTGGGAGGACTCTGCCCTGCTCAGAACCCCGGTAGGTTTGGGACGGGAGCgaggggagagcaggaaagTGTCTCACTCTGTCCCATGAGCTATCCCAGCCCGCTCCGTGCAGGTGGGGTCTGCACTGAGCAGCATCTCCCCTCCCCTCCGGGCCAAGGACACCGCATTCGGCCCGGGGGAGCCGTGCCAGTGAAACCCGACCCggcggggctgtgccagggacagctggAGCCAAAGGGGGCCGGCTTGTCTTGGCCACTGTGATGGGAGCGAGCGAGCCGCTGCCCCGCCACTGCCGGCAGCAGCTGCCCACGgccgcacacacacacagcccacagCCCTGCACCGCCGCCGGGAGAGCAGCACGACCCTCCAGCCCTCTGGCCGGCGGAGCTGTGGCGAGGCAGGAGAGGTAGGATGGCTCACGGGGTGGATTTCGGATGGCTCAGCCCCTAACGCTGGCACAGGACAGGCGGCGAGCGCCTCGCACGGCGCGTCCGGGCTCCTTTGCGCTGCCAGGACCCTCGCTGGGCTCCGGCGCTccgtgccctgccctgccccgctgcccacGCTGCCCACGGCCGGCCCAGGAGAGGGGAACGTGCGGCCGGATCGCCCGGCCCCGGCTGAAGTTCAGCCCGGCGTGGTTACACATTGCTCGCCCCAGCGGGGTTTAACAGAGCGCGGAGGAAGGGGCTCGTTCCACTCCCCCGGCAGGGCAGCATGAAGCCGGAGAGCTTCCCCGAGGAGAATGGCATCGGGGAGGGAAGGGCGGCTGGCCAGGGCGGTCTCACACCCGAGACCTGCCAGAAGAAACGCCGCTGGATTCCGGAGAACTTCTGGGAGGACgtgaggcagctgctggtgctggcgGCGCCGCTGGTAAGGAGCCGGGAGGAGAGAAcgagccccagcacagccacccctgCTCACCTCCATCCCTAACCTTCAGCTCCTCTCCGTGCTCAGATCCTGATCCAGCTGCTGATCTTCCTGATCCACCTTGTCAGCTCCATATTCTGTGGCCACCTGGGCAAGGTTGAGCTGGCCTCTGTCACGCTGGCCATCGCTGTAAGCGTTCCCCCGGCCGGGCACCACTCCCTCCCTGCTGACACGGGGATGAGAACGCGGCGGGGGAAAAGGACAGAGGAGATTTCAGACtcccccttttcctttcagCCCCTCTTCCCCACCCGAAAATCTTAAATGTCTACCTTCACTCCTCGTTTTTTTTAACTCCCAGGTCATAAATGTCACTGCCATCTCTGTAGGTTACGGTTTGACTTCAGCGTGTGACACCTTGATATCACAGGTGGGTAGGACATGCTGgctcctgtcctggggacacggggggttTCCAGCATCAGCTGAGGGTGCCCAGGCACCACGTggatccctggctgctcctgcgAGCTGGGGAAGCTTATCCCCAGGTAACATTCCCATAACGGGGAGATCCGTGCTCCGAATCCTTCCCAGGAGGTTTCCAGGGTGGTCAGGGCTGCTCTTCAGGGCCCCCTTCCCCCCAGCACCAGCTGATTTCACTGCTGCCCTCTCACCCTGCAGACCTATGGCAGCAAGAACCTGCTGCGCGTGGGGGTGATCCTGCAGCGTGCCACCATCAtcatcctcctctgctgcttcccatgCTGCGCCATGCTCATCAACGTCGAGGAGCTGATGCTGGCCATGAGGCAGGACCCCGAGGTCTCCAGGTTGGGTGGTCCCCTCATCCCTCCGCAGTGTGGAGGGGCTGAGAGGAGGGTGGCCATGGCCATGCCCCTCCCTGACGCCCCTCTGTGTGCCCCCAGGATGACCCAGAACTACGTGAATgcatttctccctgctctcccggTGAGTGCCCGTGGGCACCCTGGATGCCACCTGCACACGGGGACAGGCTGtccccatcctgcagctcagcactggCTCATCCTGTCCAAAACTTCCTTTGCAGGCGGTTTTCCTGTATAACCTGGAGACAAGATACCTGCAGAACCAGGTGGGTCCCAAAGTCCTCACAGCCACCCTGGCTCAGGGCTCCCTTCTACAGTGCATCCAGGGTTTCCATGCTCGCTGTTCCCAGTGATGAGGTGCCCCAAAACAGCTCTGACCCTGCAGATCACCCCGTTCCACAGCCATCCACCTCCCTTCGTACCTCCCCGCTTCAGGGATTTACCTCCACCACACTCATTTTCCAAGCAGGCGACACCACTGGaagcttgggggtttttttttctgggaaaggcACTGAGAGTAGGGCTGGGGGTACCTTCACACCTCCCTCCCAAAATCTTTGTGGAGACTCCCCCCAATCTCCTCCTCTTTGCAGATGATCATGTGGCCACTGGTGCTGAGCGGGGTCATCGGCAACATCGTCAACGTGATTGCAAATTACGTCCTCCTCAACGTGTTCCACCTGGGCATCACGTGAGTGGCACCTGTGTCCCCTGGGGAGGAAAACAGGGCACCTGGCGATGGCAAGGGAACGCTGAGCTCACAGGGGAACAGCAGCATGTCTTTTTCCACCCCAAAGGAGGCATAAGCAGGATGCCAATGACCTTTCTCGCTTCCTCTgcaggggctctgcctgggccaACACCACCGCTCAGTATTCACAAACCATTTTCTTGTTCCTGTACATCATAGGCAGGAAACTCCACGTGAACACCTGGGGAGGTAAGGGCAcctcccctgctccctctgcatcCTGCTTTACCCAGAGGTGTCCATAAAATTTCTGTCAGGTGTTCTTGATAAGAGAGGAATTCTGCTCATCCTGAGGGTGAAATATTAACCCCAGCCCGAGGTGCCCCGAGGTGCTGCTTCAGGGGCAGCTCGTCACGCACCggcactggcagagctgtgtgatcAGCACTAAACATTAATTCTGCAGAAATGAAACTTCCTGCTGAGGCTTTGGAAGGTTCAGCCCCAAAGCTGGATGAGCACAGACGTAAGCAGGAGGTTGTCCTTGGACACCGCTCCGGGAGGGATGGGCTGAGGgttgtgctgctctgtggccCAGCAGGAGAGAATTTGTAGGTggaccctgtgctgctggagatcctgtggagctgctggctctgagaACAGGAATGGCACCTCCAGCTGCCCCGGGTGCTGTGCAGGATGTAACACAGGGCCAGCCTGGTCATCCATCAGGTGTTTCTCCTCTCAACAGGCTGGTCCAGCGAGTGCCTGTTGGAGTGGGACAGCTTCACCTCCCTGGCTATCCCCAGCATGCTCATGATGTGCATCGAGTGGTGGACCTACGAGATCGGGAGCTTCTTGATAGGTGAGTGGAGAGGGGGGTGCCAGGACACGGCCAGGCTCGGCCCAGAGCAGCGCCCACGGCCAGCGCTGAGCCCTCCTGTCCCACAGGCCTGCTGAGCGTCGTCGAGCTCTCCGTCCAGTCCATCATCTACGAGGTGTCTGTTGTGGCTTTCATGGTAAGGGCTGGGTTATCGCTGCAGACCAGGGCTCAACCGAGACAGGCACACAGCAAAAATCAGCTCCAGCAAAACCccatcttcctcctctgcacttctccctgctcctgcctatCCCTCCTTTTGGAGAGGCTTTAAATCCAGTCGTGAGCTCcatcctgctctctgctgggtGGTTATCCCCCTGCCACTGTGACAACCCCACTGTCAGACTGATGTGAGTCCTGTGGTTGCAGAtccccctggggctgggcacagctgccagTGTGCAGGTGGGCAACGCGCTGGGCGCCGGCAACGCCGAGGCGGCCAAGAGAtcctccagcaccagcctgaTCTGCACAGGTCAGTCCACAACAGCCTGGAAAGCCTCTTCCTGGCCTCCTTCCCATGGAGCAGGGAGTGTTTGCAGTCCTCTGCCTGCCTCTTGTccccctgctctccagccaggctgggctcagctctgtgcGCTGCTTTCAGGGGTGTTCTCCGTAATTGTGGGGTCCATTTTAGCCACCACAAGGAACGTGCTGGGATACATCTTCACCAAGGACAAGTGAGTGCCCCCAGCTCCCGGCCTCGGTGTCTGCAGGTCAGGTCCCAAAAGTGATCCTTGCCTTtcctccatccccagggaaatCATTGACTTGGTGGCGTGGGTCATGCCTATCTACGTTGTCTTCCACCTGTTTGAAGCCATGACTGTAAGTCCCAGGGAATGCTGGCGTTTTCCATGGGGAACCTTGGTGCTCAGCAGCAGCGTCATGGATCAGGCGGTGGAGGGTccctcaggctgcagctgagcacCAGTGCCCACACCAGgaccctgcagagctcctgcgATCTTCCCTTAGAAAACATCGAGCACATAAAAAGACAGAGACCCATAGgactgggcagggacacagaaaTAAcgggaggaggcagggagctgggtcATCCCCTGGATTTGGCCAAG of the Hirundo rustica isolate bHirRus1 chromosome 19, bHirRus1.pri.v3, whole genome shotgun sequence genome contains:
- the SLC47A1 gene encoding multidrug and toxin extrusion protein 1; the protein is MAAARCLRGARRLLPAGARQECFELARLAGPVFFAQLLGFLISVVSSIFCGHLGKAELDAVTLAVSVINVTGISIGSGLASACDTLMTQTYGSKNLKQVGTILQRGILILLLFCFPCWALFINTERILLLIRQDPEVSRLTQLYVMIFIPALPAAFLYQLLTRYLLSQEIIMPQVVTGIAANILNAAMNAFLLYALKLGMVGSAWANMVSQYTQVILLVLYMWWKKIHVKTWGGWSRECLVDWGSFIWLAVPGMVMMCIEWWTFEVGSFLAGLISVVELGAQSVIYELACVAYMVPLGISVAASVRVGNALGAGDVEQAKTSCITALLCTGVFAVVVAALLGSLRDVVGYIFTNDTEIVSLVSKVMLIFGPFHLLDATAATCGGVLRGTGRQKLGAIANAVGYYAIGFPIGISLMFAAKMGVLGLWVGMIICISVQALSFLAFVIRMDWRKAAEEAQVRAGMKEQVEDVNSSGTAANKTSVAYTSLDTDTGDTAVLPESIVMGERQPDHELTTTQEQPAVVPVLPPVTWRALILRRVLAAAAAIAVLLVGILVRLLTGNG
- the LOC120761268 gene encoding multidrug and toxin extrusion protein 1-like: MKPESFPEENGIGEGRAAGQGGLTPETCQKKRRWIPENFWEDVRQLLVLAAPLILIQLLIFLIHLVSSIFCGHLGKVELASVTLAIAVINVTAISVGYGLTSACDTLISQTYGSKNLLRVGVILQRATIIILLCCFPCCAMLINVEELMLAMRQDPEVSRMTQNYVNAFLPALPAVFLYNLETRYLQNQMIMWPLVLSGVIGNIVNVIANYVLLNVFHLGITGSAWANTTAQYSQTIFLFLYIIGRKLHVNTWGGWSSECLLEWDSFTSLAIPSMLMMCIEWWTYEIGSFLIGLLSVVELSVQSIIYEVSVVAFMIPLGLGTAASVQVGNALGAGNAEAAKRSSSTSLICTGVFSVIVGSILATTRNVLGYIFTKDKEIIDLVAWVMPIYVVFHLFEAMTGACSGVLRGIGKQKFGAILNAVSYYGVGMPLAAVLLFVAKIGVIGLWVAMLACVFILCTCFTTYIYRLDWEKAAKEAQCRAGVTQLPPPELPSLGPEQSCKDLDVASAPQPHTYLPARAVLGSVAGIEMQEDVVLTGIITKTEGPASRLELREVPSAAATPAVTKQLIFRRGLAVAAAVAALALGIAVKLITSAD